A region of Pontiella agarivorans DNA encodes the following proteins:
- a CDS encoding DUF3450 family protein, protein MKKQLLIILAVSGAAFGAQAQELDETKEALSKWVETRKLISEEKQKWELEREILGDRIDLVRNERDTLNTKIHETQSLITDADKKREDLVKEKDALKNASATLVNRIFTLEREVLNLLPSLPEPVQERIKSLSQRIPKTEETELSLSERYQNLIGIINELNKGAGEITVVSEVKKLSDGSSAEVQTMYIGYAAGYSCNNNGDVAFIGTPTSEGWKWEQDNSIARTVADSISILKNEKVAAFMPLPVSVD, encoded by the coding sequence ATGAAAAAACAACTGTTGATAATTTTAGCCGTTTCCGGCGCGGCCTTCGGGGCACAGGCGCAGGAACTGGATGAGACGAAAGAGGCGCTCTCGAAGTGGGTTGAAACCCGCAAGCTGATCTCGGAAGAGAAGCAGAAATGGGAGCTGGAACGTGAAATTCTGGGCGACCGGATTGATCTGGTCCGTAACGAGCGCGATACCCTGAATACCAAAATCCACGAGACACAGTCGCTGATTACCGACGCCGACAAAAAACGTGAGGATTTGGTTAAAGAAAAAGACGCGCTGAAAAATGCATCGGCGACACTCGTTAACCGAATCTTCACGCTGGAGCGCGAAGTGCTGAACCTGTTGCCGTCGCTGCCGGAGCCGGTTCAGGAGCGAATCAAATCGCTGAGTCAGCGGATTCCGAAAACAGAAGAGACGGAGCTCTCGTTGTCGGAGCGCTATCAGAACCTCATCGGAATCATCAACGAGCTCAACAAAGGAGCCGGTGAAATTACCGTGGTGAGCGAAGTGAAAAAACTTTCCGATGGCTCCAGCGCTGAAGTGCAGACGATGTATATCGGCTATGCGGCCGGCTATTCCTGCAACAACAACGGCGATGTTGCCTTCATCGGAACCCCGACTTCCGAAGGCTGGAAATGGGAGCAGGATAATTCCATCGCCCGGACCGTTGCCGACTCCATCTCCATTTTGAAAAACGAAAAGGTCGCGGCCTTTATGCCGTTGCCCGTAAGCGTCGATTAA
- a CDS encoding MotA/TolQ/ExbB proton channel family protein, whose protein sequence is MKKSGFNCTPRRNCFLSAVALLVLTALGASAQNAVPMQEKLEASLQELSNVRNAIAREKLPMVKGLNALEDEVMEVRLEHQKIMRQLDSRNLDLNNLRSDIKSRKGEKNYISNLLVEYTRNFETRLHIAELDLYENLVKAASLAPENSNLSDQEIFVKQTELVETSIQRLQEIVGGSAFAGTSAGEDGLVKQGNFLLIGPVALFASEDGSLAGIAEQRLGSLEPTVLPFADPLNTEMVKRTVAEKKGIFPFDPSLGNARKIEETRETFKEHLAKGGKVGYVIVGMFVLCVAISIFKVIQLLLVPKVSESRAMPVLKAILVNDHKKAAAEIGKLRGPTAVMLTSGIEHITEPKELVEEVMYEEMLTTRMRVNKFTPVLAVCASTAPLMGLLGTVTGIINTFKMITVFGSGDVKTLSGGISEALVTTEMGLVVAISALVMYAFLSRMAKKITDQMEQVAILFINRSVRAAGEAEEATAA, encoded by the coding sequence ATGAAAAAATCAGGATTTAACTGCACGCCGCGCCGCAACTGTTTTCTTTCTGCTGTTGCGCTGCTGGTACTCACCGCACTGGGGGCGTCCGCTCAGAATGCCGTCCCTATGCAGGAAAAGCTGGAAGCCAGTCTGCAGGAGCTTTCCAATGTCCGGAACGCAATCGCCAGGGAAAAACTTCCGATGGTGAAGGGGCTCAATGCACTGGAAGATGAGGTGATGGAGGTGCGCCTTGAACATCAGAAAATCATGCGTCAGCTCGACAGCCGCAATCTTGATCTGAATAACCTGCGTTCCGATATTAAAAGCCGCAAGGGCGAAAAAAACTACATCTCCAATCTGCTGGTTGAATACACCCGGAACTTTGAAACCCGGCTGCACATTGCCGAGCTGGATTTATATGAAAATCTGGTAAAGGCCGCTTCGCTGGCGCCGGAAAACAGCAACCTTTCCGACCAGGAGATTTTTGTTAAACAGACTGAACTGGTGGAAACGTCCATTCAGCGTCTGCAGGAGATTGTCGGCGGCAGTGCATTCGCCGGAACCTCTGCCGGCGAGGACGGTCTTGTGAAACAGGGCAATTTCCTGCTGATCGGACCGGTGGCGCTTTTTGCATCGGAAGACGGTTCGCTGGCGGGGATTGCCGAACAGCGCCTCGGTTCGCTGGAGCCGACCGTTCTGCCGTTTGCCGATCCGCTGAATACGGAAATGGTGAAGCGTACAGTGGCGGAAAAGAAAGGTATCTTTCCGTTTGATCCAAGCCTTGGAAACGCCCGGAAAATCGAGGAAACCCGAGAGACCTTCAAAGAGCATCTGGCGAAGGGTGGAAAAGTGGGCTATGTGATTGTCGGCATGTTTGTGCTCTGTGTCGCGATTTCGATTTTCAAAGTCATTCAGCTGCTGCTGGTGCCGAAAGTGTCTGAATCGAGGGCGATGCCCGTGCTGAAAGCAATCCTGGTGAACGACCATAAAAAAGCTGCTGCCGAAATTGGCAAACTCAGGGGGCCGACAGCCGTCATGCTGACGTCCGGCATCGAGCATATCACCGAACCGAAGGAACTCGTTGAAGAGGTGATGTATGAAGAGATGCTGACGACGCGGATGCGTGTGAATAAATTTACACCGGTCCTGGCGGTCTGCGCGTCCACCGCACCGCTGATGGGGCTGCTCGGTACGGTTACGGGTATCATCAACACCTTTAAAATGATCACGGTATTCGGGTCCGGCGATGTGAAAACGCTTTCCGGCGGGATTTCCGAAGCCCTGGTGACGACCGAAATGGGGCTGGTTGTGGCGATCAGTGCGCTGGTGATGTATGCCTTTCTTTCGCGTATGGCCAAAAAGATTACCGACCAGATGGAACAGGTGGCCATTCTCTTCATCAACCGTTCGGTCCGTGCGGCCGGAGAAGCTGAAGAAGCGACGGCGGCGTAA
- a CDS encoding MotA/TolQ/ExbB proton channel family protein, translating into MDLSLQEFWKQTLTIWGSGGWAMYALAADAFIIFYMGFSIFSRIRAKGYLYVSEKKMKRWIKAPEKGRGPVGKMIRFVMGARDLDEIGIFFDELNQTEIAPVNRDLKVMQTCVSIAPLMGLLGTVTGMLSTFAALAGGSGGDKTMGMVAGGISEALITTETGLLIALPGLIFQYKLAREHAQYKAFLAHLQTVCSQRIYKETLKKDAA; encoded by the coding sequence ATGGACTTAAGCTTACAGGAATTCTGGAAACAAACGCTGACGATCTGGGGATCGGGCGGCTGGGCGATGTATGCACTGGCCGCCGATGCCTTCATCATTTTCTACATGGGCTTCAGCATCTTTTCGCGCATTCGGGCGAAGGGCTATCTTTATGTCTCTGAAAAAAAGATGAAGCGCTGGATCAAGGCTCCGGAAAAAGGGCGCGGTCCGGTCGGAAAAATGATCCGGTTTGTGATGGGGGCGCGTGACCTCGACGAGATCGGTATTTTCTTTGATGAGCTGAACCAGACCGAGATTGCACCGGTCAACCGGGATCTTAAAGTGATGCAGACCTGCGTGAGTATTGCGCCGCTGATGGGCCTGCTTGGTACCGTGACCGGTATGCTCTCGACCTTTGCGGCACTGGCCGGCGGATCGGGCGGCGATAAAACCATGGGCATGGTGGCCGGCGGGATTTCTGAAGCCCTGATCACCACGGAAACCGGTCTGCTGATTGCGCTGCCCGGTCTGATTTTTCAGTACAAGCTGGCCCGCGAGCATGCGCAGTACAAAGCCTTTCTGGCCCACTTGCAGACGGTGTGTTCCCAGCGAATTTATAAAGAGACCCTGAAAAAGGATGCCGCGTAG
- a CDS encoding ExbD/TolR family protein, whose translation MGRFSNSSEDNTEVAVDISPLIDCVFILLIFFIVTTTFVEETGVEVDKPQAASSVQLEKTSIMIAITQNGEVVYGGNEIGISGIRPLVKRMMQKEEVPVIIQADQNVMSGLLVRVIDEAKLAGAVKVSISTLKNQG comes from the coding sequence ATGGGACGTTTCAGCAACAGCAGCGAAGATAATACAGAAGTGGCGGTGGATATTTCGCCACTGATCGACTGCGTATTTATTCTTCTGATTTTCTTTATCGTGACCACCACCTTTGTGGAGGAGACCGGCGTGGAAGTCGATAAACCGCAGGCGGCGTCGTCGGTTCAGCTGGAAAAAACCAGCATCATGATCGCCATCACCCAGAACGGGGAAGTTGTTTATGGCGGCAACGAAATCGGTATTTCCGGTATCCGTCCTTTAGTGAAGCGCATGATGCAGAAGGAAGAGGTGCCGGTCATCATTCAGGCCGACCAGAACGTGATGTCCGGTCTGCTGGTCCGGGTGATCGACGAGGCCAAGCTGGCCGGTGCCGTCAAAGTGAGTATTTCCACCCTTAAGAACCAGGGATAG
- a CDS encoding energy transducer TonB, whose translation MEPFAKFLKQLAQQSANVAMGGALTFSFFMLLPILQVITQPPAKDLTIRTVDVANVPPPPPPPMEEEEPPEPEPEEPPPPAVDAAPLDLSQLELALNPGDGGFGGGDFSVNIGAVAGNGDEVDAIFSLSDLDQKPRVVYQPAPIYPPELARKGMQGTVYVLFLVDRNGRTKDLKVQKSTHPAFNNPALKAVKQWKFEPGKRKGKPVQFRMRVPITFQK comes from the coding sequence GTGGAACCGTTCGCTAAATTTTTAAAACAGTTGGCGCAGCAATCGGCAAATGTCGCAATGGGCGGAGCCCTGACCTTTTCCTTTTTTATGCTGCTTCCGATTCTTCAGGTCATCACGCAGCCGCCGGCCAAAGATTTAACCATCCGCACGGTCGATGTGGCCAACGTGCCGCCTCCGCCGCCGCCCCCGATGGAAGAGGAGGAACCGCCTGAACCGGAGCCGGAAGAACCGCCGCCCCCGGCGGTCGATGCTGCTCCGCTGGATCTCTCGCAGCTTGAACTGGCTTTGAACCCCGGTGACGGCGGATTCGGCGGCGGCGACTTTTCCGTCAACATCGGTGCCGTGGCCGGTAACGGTGATGAAGTCGATGCGATTTTTTCGCTCTCCGATCTCGATCAGAAACCGCGCGTGGTGTATCAGCCGGCCCCGATTTATCCGCCCGAGCTGGCGCGTAAAGGCATGCAGGGCACCGTTTATGTTTTATTTCTTGTCGACAGGAATGGTCGAACCAAAGACCTGAAAGTTCAGAAGTCGACGCATCCGGCCTTCAATAATCCGGCCCTGAAGGCGGTCAAGCAGTGGAAATTTGAGCCGGGTAAACGCAAGGGCAAACCCGTCCAGTTCCGGATGCGAGTGCCGATCACCTTCCAAAAGTAG
- a CDS encoding tetratricopeptide repeat protein, whose amino-acid sequence MMNMSRNYKTAGITALMLCAGVAGADEMQDLINALPDMTGIRKPPSAMVNTKPKKVQDLSIWDEEMFQKQFMASYGVNTEIEPKLTAVEYEQMQKILDAMSAEDDTQKAEKLLLKNCKDSSSATFEFTLANIYFQQDKLDEALKYYDEAIAQFPNFRRAYKNAGLIHVRNGDFKKALPYLTKTIELGGHTSIAYGLLGFAYGSTDHHLCAESAYRQAILLDPETIDWQLGLARSFFKQQKFGDAVSLCNTLIRKKPDNADFWLLQANAYLGLKQPMRAAENYEYVNAMGKSTPESMTMLGDIYVNEERWDLAADAYLRAYELNDGAEPEKALRAAKILAARGSLEQSVRMLSRVAERKSSLDKENLKELLKLQARVAVAEGGGDDVVAILEEVVEVDPLDGEALILLAQHYGRNVPEKAIFYYERAAGIEKFEAEARLYHGQLLVGQAKYADAIPLLRRAYELKPRSDIEDYLKQVERIAKTRS is encoded by the coding sequence ATGATGAATATGTCCAGAAATTATAAAACCGCCGGCATCACCGCGCTGATGCTTTGCGCCGGCGTCGCCGGCGCCGATGAAATGCAGGATCTGATCAATGCACTGCCGGATATGACCGGTATCCGTAAGCCGCCTTCAGCCATGGTCAACACAAAGCCGAAAAAGGTTCAGGACCTGTCGATCTGGGATGAAGAAATGTTCCAGAAACAGTTTATGGCCAGCTATGGCGTGAATACCGAAATTGAACCGAAGCTGACGGCCGTGGAATACGAACAGATGCAGAAAATTCTGGATGCCATGTCGGCCGAGGATGATACGCAAAAAGCGGAAAAGCTCCTGTTGAAAAACTGCAAAGACTCCTCTTCGGCAACCTTTGAGTTCACGTTGGCGAATATCTATTTTCAACAGGATAAGCTCGATGAAGCGCTGAAGTACTATGATGAGGCCATTGCGCAGTTTCCGAATTTCCGTCGGGCGTATAAAAATGCGGGTTTGATTCATGTGCGCAACGGGGATTTTAAAAAGGCGCTGCCGTATCTGACCAAAACGATTGAGCTGGGGGGACACACATCCATTGCCTACGGGCTGCTGGGTTTCGCCTATGGCTCCACTGATCATCATCTCTGCGCGGAATCGGCCTATCGTCAGGCGATTCTGCTCGATCCGGAAACCATTGATTGGCAGCTGGGGCTGGCCCGCAGTTTCTTTAAGCAGCAGAAGTTCGGTGATGCGGTGAGTCTCTGCAATACGCTGATCCGGAAAAAGCCGGACAACGCCGATTTCTGGCTGCTGCAGGCGAATGCCTATCTCGGGCTGAAACAGCCGATGCGGGCCGCGGAAAATTATGAATATGTTAATGCCATGGGTAAATCGACCCCGGAAAGTATGACCATGCTTGGCGATATTTATGTGAATGAAGAGCGTTGGGATCTGGCGGCCGATGCTTATCTGCGCGCTTACGAACTGAATGATGGCGCGGAGCCGGAAAAGGCCCTGCGTGCGGCAAAAATTCTGGCGGCCCGGGGATCGCTGGAACAGTCGGTTCGAATGCTGAGCCGGGTGGCGGAACGGAAGTCATCGCTGGATAAGGAAAATCTCAAGGAGCTGTTGAAGCTGCAGGCCCGCGTGGCCGTGGCCGAGGGGGGCGGTGACGATGTGGTGGCCATTCTGGAGGAGGTGGTGGAAGTTGATCCGCTGGACGGCGAGGCCCTTATTCTGCTGGCTCAGCACTACGGCCGCAACGTGCCTGAAAAAGCGATCTTTTATTATGAGCGTGCCGCAGGGATTGAAAAATTTGAAGCCGAAGCCAGGCTGTACCATGGGCAGCTGCTGGTGGGTCAGGCTAAATATGCCGATGCCATCCCGCTGCTGCGTCGCGCCTATGAGCTCAAGCCGCGTTCCGATATTGAAGATTATCTGAAACAGGTAGAGCGCATTGCGAAAACACGAAGTTAA